The proteins below come from a single Bacteroidota bacterium genomic window:
- the trxA gene encoding thioredoxin — MAVELTDANFDQLVLKSDKPVLVDFWAEWCGPCRMVGPVVEELSKDYEGKAVVGKVNVDVNPNISAQFGIRNIPTVLFFKNGQIVDKQVGAVPKNILDGKLKAQL, encoded by the coding sequence ATGGCAGTAGAATTAACGGACGCTAACTTTGATCAGTTGGTATTAAAATCAGATAAACCTGTATTGGTTGATTTTTGGGCAGAATGGTGCGGTCCTTGCCGTATGGTGGGTCCTGTTGTAGAAGAACTTTCGAAAGATTATGAAGGAAAAGCCGTAGTTGGAAAAGTAAATGTGGATGTTAATCCTAATATTTCAGCCCAGTTCGGCATTCGCAATATCCCCACCGTATTGTTCTTTAAAAACGGACAAATAGTTGACAAACAAGTAGGCGCTGTTCCGAAAAACATATTGGATGGCAAGCTAAAAGCACAACTATAA
- a CDS encoding T9SS type A sorting domain-containing protein: MKKLIFIFTLALTIQQSIQAQCNPGLNLGAVIVPTHGNAANNGNFASTAAWQEAASWIDTFNLDYRQPYITWTDVVTQITANVPTYNNGTIGFQNQLNTWAGNPDVHVVYSTTKVGIANTLEDLPAGFGSFTSFLDPKYIDQNYYAIKHILTNVNKVKWISIGNEIETYFGGAYLNTGRITQYAMFLDTIKKRIKTDFPTVKIGAVFAYHTLVWQSELSLIDSVLNSVDYVGYTFYYTTNSSGNCWDSPATVQTWLNSAKAKTGSKKMLITETCMGDGGGTNQNCGSPTKQLAYADTLLRWYNTNKTKIEGMTWFTITDPYLDWQTSNTIWNTCGLTDSSGIAIQPAGTLWSHQCQTSGINSNKHPQFNILLYPNPTGNLMTIQLAGIITGTTIISVYNSIGIEISRLNTSGDKFTFDTSDYPNGIYYFHIENSRNTYLRRIIIAR, from the coding sequence ATGAAAAAACTGATTTTTATTTTTACCCTTGCACTAACTATTCAACAGAGCATACAAGCTCAGTGCAATCCCGGCTTAAACCTGGGCGCTGTGATAGTTCCGACACACGGAAATGCAGCTAATAATGGCAATTTTGCGTCGACAGCCGCATGGCAGGAGGCTGCCAGCTGGATCGACACATTCAATCTCGATTACCGGCAACCCTATATTACATGGACGGATGTGGTAACACAAATTACGGCCAATGTTCCCACCTATAATAATGGAACCATCGGTTTCCAGAACCAGCTGAACACTTGGGCCGGAAATCCCGATGTTCATGTGGTATATTCTACAACAAAAGTCGGAATAGCAAATACACTTGAAGATCTACCGGCAGGTTTTGGATCTTTTACATCTTTTCTTGATCCAAAGTATATCGATCAAAATTACTACGCGATCAAACACATTCTCACGAATGTAAACAAAGTAAAATGGATATCTATCGGAAATGAAATAGAAACCTATTTTGGCGGCGCTTATCTCAATACAGGCAGGATAACACAATACGCCATGTTTCTTGACACCATTAAAAAAAGAATAAAGACCGATTTCCCCACTGTAAAAATAGGAGCTGTATTTGCCTACCATACACTTGTCTGGCAATCTGAACTGAGCCTTATTGACTCTGTACTTAATTCCGTTGATTATGTAGGTTACACTTTTTACTATACAACAAATTCATCCGGAAATTGCTGGGATTCTCCCGCAACCGTACAAACGTGGCTTAATTCGGCGAAGGCAAAGACCGGCAGCAAAAAAATGCTCATAACTGAAACATGTATGGGCGATGGGGGCGGCACAAACCAAAACTGCGGCTCACCAACAAAACAATTGGCTTATGCCGATACACTTTTAAGATGGTATAACACCAACAAAACAAAAATAGAAGGAATGACCTGGTTCACTATAACCGATCCTTACCTCGACTGGCAAACAAGCAATACCATCTGGAATACCTGTGGCCTCACAGATTCATCAGGTATAGCTATACAACCGGCAGGCACTTTGTGGAGCCATCAATGCCAGACATCAGGAATCAACTCAAACAAACATCCTCAATTTAACATCCTGCTCTACCCCAACCCTACCGGCAATTTAATGACCATTCAGCTGGCAGGTATCATAACAGGAACTACAATAATTTCGGTTTACAATTCAATTGGAATTGAAATAAGCAGATTAAATACAAGTGGAGATAAATTTACATTTGACACATCCGATTATCCCAATGGAATATATTATTTTCATATAGAAAACAGCCGCAACACTTATCTCCGGCGTATAATTATAGCCAGATAA
- a CDS encoding DUF1801 domain-containing protein, with translation MKSKATTPSNYIDSLPADRKQAIAELRSVILKNLPKGFKEVMSYGMIGYVIPHSLYPDGYHCNPSLPLPFMNIASQKNFIAVYHMGIYADKKLLTWFTKEYSRHNKTKLDMGKSCLRFKKPDQIPFKLIGELASKMTTQEWIKIYEGYVKKGK, from the coding sequence ATGAAATCCAAAGCCACCACACCATCCAACTATATTGATTCGCTGCCAGCCGACAGGAAACAGGCGATTGCCGAATTGAGAAGTGTAATTCTGAAAAACCTGCCAAAAGGTTTCAAAGAAGTGATGAGTTATGGAATGATCGGATATGTTATACCCCATTCACTATATCCCGATGGTTATCATTGCAACCCAAGCCTTCCACTGCCCTTTATGAACATCGCCTCACAAAAAAATTTTATTGCTGTATACCATATGGGAATTTATGCTGATAAAAAATTACTGACTTGGTTTACCAAAGAATATAGCCGGCACAACAAAACTAAATTAGACATGGGTAAAAGCTGTCTCCGGTTTAAAAAACCCGACCAGATACCATTTAAGCTGATCGGCGAATTGGCTTCAAAAATGACCACACAGGAATGGATAAAAATTTACGAAGGTTATGTAAAAAAAGGTAAGTAA
- the dnaA gene encoding chromosomal replication initiator protein DnaA, which yields MEKEKDYVKIWANCLDVIKDNVSSQSFKTWFEPIKPVKLSANILTIQVPSQFFYEWIEEHYITLLKKTVRKELGSDGRLEYSIIMENTYNAKPYTVKIPTVNKRELKNPSVSMPIDTATGGIRNPFIIPGLKKVNVESQLNPNYSFENFIEGDCNRLARSAGFAVSQKPGGTAFNPLLIYGGVGLGKTHLAQSIGIEIKKNSPGKTVLYVTSEKFTVQFIDAIKNNNTNDFVHFYQMIDALIIDDVQYFAGKDKTQDVFFHIFNHLHQNGKQIVLTSDKPPVEMQGMEQRLLSRFKWGLSADLQVPGLETRIAILEKKMYADGVELPKEVLEYLAYSITTNIRELEGAYISLLAQSSMNKKAITLDLAKQMIDKFVKNTAREVSIDYIQKVVCDYFDLPIELLKSKTRKREVVQARQIAMFFAKNMTKSSLATIGMHCGGKDHATVLHACRTVNNLMDTDKRFKNYISELEKKIALQ from the coding sequence ATGGAAAAAGAAAAAGACTATGTAAAGATTTGGGCCAACTGCCTCGACGTTATCAAAGACAATGTAAGTTCTCAAAGTTTCAAAACCTGGTTCGAACCCATTAAACCGGTTAAACTTAGTGCTAACATTTTAACCATTCAGGTTCCCAGCCAGTTCTTTTATGAATGGATTGAGGAACATTATATTACCCTGCTTAAAAAAACGGTACGTAAAGAATTAGGCTCAGACGGCCGCCTGGAGTATTCCATTATCATGGAGAATACCTATAACGCCAAACCCTATACCGTTAAGATACCAACCGTAAACAAAAGAGAATTAAAAAACCCTTCCGTATCAATGCCCATTGATACGGCCACGGGAGGTATACGCAACCCTTTTATCATACCGGGCTTAAAGAAAGTTAATGTTGAGTCACAACTAAACCCGAACTATTCGTTCGAGAATTTTATTGAAGGTGATTGCAATCGCCTGGCCCGTTCTGCAGGTTTTGCTGTTTCACAAAAACCGGGAGGTACCGCTTTTAATCCCCTTCTTATATATGGCGGAGTAGGACTTGGCAAAACACATCTTGCGCAATCAATAGGTATTGAAATTAAAAAGAACTCTCCCGGCAAAACTGTATTGTATGTTACTTCTGAAAAGTTTACCGTACAATTCATTGATGCCATTAAAAATAATAACACCAATGATTTTGTACACTTCTACCAGATGATAGATGCTCTCATCATTGACGATGTACAGTATTTTGCCGGCAAGGACAAAACTCAGGATGTATTTTTCCATATCTTTAATCACCTGCATCAAAATGGTAAACAAATTGTATTGACCTCCGATAAACCTCCTGTTGAAATGCAGGGTATGGAGCAGCGTTTATTGTCACGCTTTAAATGGGGCCTTTCAGCCGACTTACAGGTACCAGGCCTTGAAACACGTATCGCTATACTTGAAAAGAAAATGTATGCTGATGGCGTTGAGCTTCCAAAAGAAGTATTGGAATACCTTGCTTACAGCATTACTACAAATATCCGTGAACTGGAAGGTGCTTATATATCATTGCTTGCACAATCATCAATGAACAAAAAAGCCATCACACTTGATCTGGCTAAACAGATGATCGACAAGTTTGTGAAAAACACAGCCCGCGAAGTTTCTATCGATTATATCCAGAAAGTTGTTTGTGATTATTTCGACCTGCCTATTGAACTGTTGAAGTCAAAGACCCGCAAACGCGAAGTGGTTCAGGCCCGACAGATAGCTATGTTCTTTGCCAAGAATATGACAAAATCTTCATTGGCCACTATCGGAATGCACTGCGGAGGAAAAGATCATGCTACTGTATTACATGCCTGTCGCACTGTAAATAACCTGATGGATACTGATAAGCGTTTTAAAAACTATATTTCGGAACTGGAAAAGAAGATCGCCCTTCAATAA
- a CDS encoding acyl-CoA thioesterase, with translation MYVSETTIRVRYAETDRMGYVYYGNYAQYYEVGRVEALRQLGMSYRVLEDSGIILPVMDYSVKFLKPAFYDDLLTVKTTVPEIPKVRIKFLYEVYNEKGDKLNEGETTLVFINQKNNKPCAAPVEFMNNIAKYF, from the coding sequence ATGTATGTTTCTGAAACAACTATTCGTGTTCGTTATGCTGAAACTGATCGCATGGGTTATGTGTATTATGGTAATTATGCACAGTATTACGAAGTGGGTAGGGTGGAGGCGCTCCGGCAATTAGGAATGAGTTACAGGGTGTTGGAAGACAGCGGAATTATTTTACCTGTAATGGATTATTCCGTTAAGTTTTTGAAGCCCGCCTTTTATGATGATCTGCTTACGGTTAAAACTACAGTTCCTGAGATTCCAAAGGTGCGGATAAAATTCCTCTATGAGGTATATAATGAGAAGGGTGATAAGCTTAATGAAGGAGAAACAACCCTTGTTTTCATAAATCAAAAAAACAACAAGCCCTGTGCGGCGCCCGTTGAGTTTATGAATAATATCGCGAAGTATTTTTAG
- a CDS encoding nitronate monooxygenase, whose product METPFTKMMGIEYPVIMAPMFLVSNTTMIIAALESGITAAFPALNYRTDTELRAAIAEIKAKSKKPFGVNLIVNKSNFKYQSQLATCVELNVNFIITSLGNPKEVIDKCKAKGIKVFCDVVDLKYAQKVEALGADGVIAVNNKAGGHAGNMAPEELVPLLKKNLKIYVISAGGIATGTHLKQALDLGADAASIGTIFIASTEAPVSQEYKNALVKYGAKDIVRTTKLSGTPCTVINTPYVEGLGTKETFLERLLHKNKFLKKYAKLLLALKGLKTLERSALGATYKTVWCAGPAIEYIHSIRPAKEIILQLIREYKEALSRVYIE is encoded by the coding sequence ATGGAAACACCATTCACTAAAATGATGGGGATTGAATACCCGGTCATTATGGCACCTATGTTCCTGGTGAGCAATACAACCATGATCATTGCCGCTCTTGAAAGCGGTATTACCGCGGCTTTTCCGGCACTCAATTACCGGACTGATACCGAACTCCGCGCCGCTATAGCAGAGATAAAAGCAAAGAGCAAGAAACCTTTTGGAGTAAACCTTATTGTAAACAAATCCAACTTTAAATATCAAAGTCAATTAGCCACCTGTGTTGAACTGAATGTCAATTTTATCATTACTTCCCTTGGTAATCCTAAAGAGGTTATTGATAAATGTAAAGCAAAAGGCATAAAAGTATTTTGCGATGTGGTTGACCTGAAGTATGCTCAAAAGGTAGAAGCTCTTGGTGCTGATGGTGTAATTGCTGTAAACAATAAAGCAGGCGGGCATGCAGGTAATATGGCCCCTGAAGAATTGGTGCCATTATTAAAGAAAAATCTAAAGATATATGTTATCTCTGCCGGAGGTATCGCAACCGGAACACACCTCAAACAAGCGCTTGACCTGGGAGCTGATGCCGCATCCATCGGCACTATTTTCATCGCGTCAACGGAAGCTCCCGTTTCACAGGAATATAAGAACGCGCTTGTTAAGTATGGTGCAAAGGATATTGTTCGTACCACCAAATTATCCGGCACTCCTTGTACCGTGATCAATACACCTTATGTAGAGGGCCTGGGAACCAAAGAAACTTTTCTGGAACGCCTCTTGCATAAAAACAAATTCCTGAAAAAATACGCAAAATTATTGTTAGCCCTAAAGGGATTGAAAACACTGGAAAGATCGGCTTTAGGAGCAACCTACAAAACCGTTTGGTGCGCCGGCCCGGCTATTGAATACATCCATTCCATAAGGCCGGCGAAAGAGATCATTTTGCAACTGATCCGGGAGTACAAGGAAGCATTAAGTAGAGTTTATATCGAATAA